Genomic segment of bacterium:
AAGCAAGTTTCGAGATTTTTTTAAGTTCTTGAGCAATGAGGAGAGGTTGCTGGAATCTATTTCTACTTTTTTCTATGAGCAGGGAGAGGAGATTTTCTATAGGCATAGAAGCTATTTCTTCGGGAGAGAGTTGAGTAATAACAGTAGAAGAGGTAGCTCCGAAGATGTCTGAGAATGGGGTATCGGTGATGTAGTTGGAGAATTTGAGAAAGAGGTTAGTCAAGAAAAAGTTTTTTTCTCTGGATATTGTCTGGACAAGATGGAATCTGGCTCTGGTCAATTTTTGTAGAGGTAGGTATTGGAGATTGAATTTAATATTTGCTGGGAGTCTTCCGAACCTGAGTCTATCGGCAATAACGAAGGCATCGATGTCATCGGTTTTGGGTAAATCAGGGTAAGCTTTTTTAAAGCCTGCGATTAGTCGAGGGTTGAAGCGATAGATTTGAGGATGAAATGGAGATAATTCTTTTGAGAAGAAAAAGAAGTTTAGGATGTGAAAGCTATAGACAGAAGTAGCTTCTCCGCCGATAGAAACAGAGTCAAAAGAGTAGGTCTTCATCAAGTTAAGGATGTAAGTAAGGAGAGATTGAGCTCCTGACAAGTTATTAGAGAAAGCGTAGGAAGGGATAACTTTTAGACCTTCAGAGTTAAGGAAGCAGA
This window contains:
- a CDS encoding IS110 family transposase, with amino-acid sequence MSHPLFVGIDIDTKKNTVCFLNSEGLKVIPSYAFSNNLSGAQSLLTYILNLMKTYSFDSVSIGGEATSVYSFHILNFFFFSKELSPFHPQIYRFNPRLIAGFKKAYPDLPKTDDIDAFVIADRLRFGRLPANIKFNLQYLPLQKLTRARFHLVQTISREKNFFLTNLFLKFSNYITDTPFSDIFGATSSTVITQLSPEEIASMPIENLLSLLIEKSRNRFQQPLLIAQELKKISKLAYPLPPQMKEAVDIVLLALLQNIRTMEAQLKKIDQSIAKEISGIQHTLLSIQGIGPVFAAGIIAEIGDISCFKNQAALAKYIGLVWNKHQSGDFEAEDTYMSKHGNKYLRYYFIQAANTLHLHNSDFKKYYSRKYSESTKHHHKRALVLCARKLVRVIYCLLRSKKRYELPKTANS